A region from the Candidatus Aminicenantes bacterium genome encodes:
- a CDS encoding DUF4097 family beta strand repeat-containing protein, with protein MKKFTFAMLIILLAFSFLIAEDFEQKIVRTFELSANGSVELGNINGEIVVSTSGGAKVEIKAVKRSDVKGEIENVEVLFEQSGNDLRVKTKFNRDNTKAKVDFTVVIPEKLARAEFKSINGKLDCSGRFSDLLLKTVNGKIKFNGEFSVGTFKTVNGTIEISQEPLLNGDLEVETVNGGIAIELNGKSAFEIEGRTVNGSIENDFGLNVERHFVGSSFAGKVNGGGRKVKVQTVNGRIDISKI; from the coding sequence CACTTTTGCCATGCTTATTATTCTCCTGGCTTTTTCGTTCCTGATCGCCGAGGACTTCGAGCAGAAGATCGTCCGCACGTTCGAGCTGTCCGCCAACGGCAGCGTCGAGCTGGGCAATATCAACGGCGAAATCGTTGTTTCCACCAGCGGCGGCGCCAAGGTCGAGATCAAGGCCGTCAAGCGCTCCGACGTCAAGGGCGAGATCGAGAACGTCGAGGTGCTCTTCGAGCAGTCCGGGAACGACTTGCGCGTCAAGACCAAGTTCAACCGCGACAACACCAAGGCCAAGGTCGATTTCACGGTCGTCATCCCGGAAAAATTGGCCCGGGCCGAGTTCAAGTCGATCAACGGCAAGCTGGACTGTTCCGGGCGCTTCAGCGACCTGCTGCTGAAAACGGTGAACGGCAAGATCAAATTCAACGGCGAGTTCAGCGTCGGCACCTTCAAGACCGTCAACGGTACCATCGAGATCTCCCAGGAACCGTTGCTCAACGGCGACCTCGAGGTGGAGACCGTCAATGGCGGCATCGCTATCGAGTTGAACGGCAAGTCGGCCTTCGAGATCGAGGGACGCACGGTCAACGGCTCGATCGAGAATGACTTCGGGCTGAACGTCGAGCGCCATTTTGTCGGCAGCTCCTTCGCGGGCAAGGTCAACGGCGGCGGCAGGAAGGTCAAGGTGCAGACGGTCAACGGCAGGATCGATATATCAAAGATCTGA